Proteins co-encoded in one Meiothermus sp. genomic window:
- the uvrA gene encoding excinuclease ABC subunit UvrA: protein MDRIIVRGAKEHNLKNITVELPRGQFIVITGVSGSGKSTLAFDTIYAEGQRRYVESLSSYARQFLGVMEKPDVESIEGLSPAISIDQKTTSHNPRSTVGTVTEVHDYLRLLFARVGTAYCPHCGRPIERQSATEITDRLFRQPEGTKAILMAPVVRGRKGEYRKEFLQLQKEGYARIRVDGVIYTLEEALGLKLEKYEKHDIDLVVDRVVLKPEERARIAESVELALLRGEGLMRVLYPDSGAEELFSEKFACPEHGSVLEELEPRLFSFNAPYGACPDCSGLGYNQVFDPELIVNPELSLAEGAIIPWSKGRDNGKGYLWDRLRALSEHLGFDMKTPFKQLSPEAQRAVLYGLPEPFEVVFRRNGRETMRFMVSYEGVIPWLENRYNETESEGLREALEAYMTLKACPACGGTRYKREVLSVRVGRFNIAEVSNLPVREAKLFFEALAQNRVVEVGEALEAYRIRLEGLAEPAEYRNLNDFQMQVAAPIWREIHSRLGFLEDVGLDYLTLDRSANTLSGGEAQRIRLATQVGSGLTGVLYVLDEPSIGLHPRDNQRLLVTLKKLRDLGNTLLVVEHDEETMREADWIVDMGPGAGVHGGEMVAQGRLEDILAHPKSLTGAYLRGSKHIAVPKTRRKGNGKWLVVKGAREHNLKGVNLRIPLGKFVAITGPSGSGKSTLVHDILYAALARDLMRAKTIPGRFEGLEGLEHLDKVIEIDQSPIGRTPRSNPATYTGIFDEIRDLFSKTPEARKRGYEAGRFSFNVKGGRCEACSGDGTKKIEMLFLPDLYVQCEVCKGKRYNKETLEVKLRGKNIADVLDMTVEEALGFFENIPTIARKLQLMVDVGLGYMKLGQPSPTLSGGEAQRIKLSTELGRRSTGRTLYILDEPTTGLHFEDTAKLLNVLHRLVDGGNTVVVIEHNMDVVKTADWVIDLGPEGGARGGQIVAEGTPEDVAQTQSPTGTFLARIPEIAQKVGVAAD from the coding sequence ATGGACAGGATTATCGTCCGCGGGGCCAAAGAGCACAACCTGAAGAACATTACCGTTGAACTGCCCCGGGGGCAGTTCATCGTCATTACGGGGGTCTCGGGCTCGGGCAAGAGCACACTGGCCTTCGACACCATTTACGCCGAGGGGCAGCGGCGGTATGTGGAGTCCTTGTCGTCGTATGCGCGGCAGTTTCTGGGGGTGATGGAAAAGCCCGACGTGGAAAGCATCGAGGGGCTTTCGCCGGCCATCTCCATCGACCAGAAAACCACCTCGCACAACCCGCGCTCCACGGTGGGCACCGTGACCGAGGTGCACGACTACCTGCGCCTGCTGTTTGCCCGTGTGGGCACGGCCTACTGCCCGCACTGCGGGCGGCCCATCGAGCGGCAGTCGGCCACGGAGATTACCGACCGGCTCTTCCGGCAGCCCGAGGGCACCAAGGCCATCCTGATGGCTCCGGTGGTGCGGGGGCGCAAAGGTGAGTACCGCAAGGAGTTCTTGCAACTCCAGAAAGAGGGTTATGCCCGCATTCGGGTAGACGGGGTGATCTACACCCTCGAGGAAGCCCTGGGCCTGAAGCTGGAAAAGTACGAGAAGCACGACATTGACCTGGTGGTAGACCGGGTGGTCTTGAAGCCGGAGGAGCGTGCGCGCATTGCCGAGTCGGTGGAGCTGGCGCTGTTGCGGGGCGAGGGGCTGATGCGGGTGCTCTACCCCGACAGCGGCGCCGAGGAGCTTTTCTCGGAGAAGTTCGCCTGCCCGGAGCACGGGAGTGTGCTCGAGGAGCTCGAGCCCCGCCTCTTCTCCTTCAACGCCCCCTACGGGGCCTGCCCGGACTGCTCGGGCCTGGGCTACAACCAGGTCTTCGACCCCGAGCTGATTGTGAACCCCGAGCTTTCGCTGGCCGAAGGGGCCATCATCCCCTGGAGCAAGGGCCGCGACAACGGCAAGGGCTACCTGTGGGATCGGCTGCGGGCCCTCTCGGAGCACCTGGGCTTCGACATGAAAACCCCTTTCAAGCAGCTCTCGCCGGAGGCCCAGCGGGCGGTGCTCTATGGCCTGCCCGAGCCCTTCGAGGTGGTCTTCCGGCGCAATGGGCGCGAGACCATGCGCTTTATGGTGAGCTACGAGGGGGTGATTCCCTGGCTGGAGAACCGCTACAACGAGACGGAGTCGGAAGGCTTGCGCGAGGCCCTGGAAGCCTACATGACCCTCAAGGCCTGCCCGGCCTGCGGGGGTACCCGCTACAAGCGCGAGGTGCTCTCGGTGCGGGTGGGGCGGTTTAACATCGCCGAGGTCTCCAACCTGCCGGTGCGCGAGGCCAAGCTGTTCTTCGAGGCGTTGGCCCAGAACCGGGTGGTGGAGGTGGGGGAAGCGCTCGAGGCCTACCGCATCCGCCTGGAGGGCCTGGCCGAGCCCGCCGAGTACCGCAACCTGAACGATTTCCAGATGCAGGTGGCCGCCCCCATCTGGCGCGAGATTCATAGCCGCCTGGGCTTTTTGGAGGATGTGGGCCTGGACTACCTGACCCTGGATCGCTCGGCCAACACCCTCTCGGGGGGCGAGGCCCAGCGCATCCGGCTGGCGACCCAGGTGGGTTCCGGCCTGACCGGGGTGCTGTACGTGCTGGACGAGCCTTCCATTGGCCTGCACCCCCGCGACAACCAGCGCCTGCTGGTAACCCTCAAGAAGCTGCGCGACCTGGGCAACACCCTGTTGGTGGTGGAGCACGACGAGGAGACCATGCGCGAGGCCGACTGGATTGTGGACATGGGGCCGGGGGCCGGGGTGCACGGGGGCGAGATGGTGGCCCAGGGCCGGCTCGAGGACATCCTGGCCCACCCAAAGAGCCTGACCGGGGCCTACCTGCGCGGCAGCAAGCACATTGCGGTTCCCAAGACCCGGCGCAAGGGCAACGGGAAGTGGCTGGTGGTCAAGGGGGCCCGCGAGCACAACCTGAAAGGGGTGAACCTGCGCATCCCCCTGGGCAAGTTTGTGGCCATCACCGGTCCCTCGGGCTCGGGCAAGTCCACCCTTGTTCACGATATCCTCTACGCAGCGCTGGCCCGCGACCTGATGCGGGCCAAGACCATTCCGGGGCGCTTCGAGGGCCTCGAGGGCCTCGAGCACCTCGACAAGGTGATCGAGATTGACCAGTCGCCCATCGGGCGCACCCCGCGCTCCAACCCGGCCACCTACACCGGCATCTTCGACGAGATCCGCGACCTCTTCTCCAAAACCCCCGAGGCCCGCAAGCGCGGCTACGAGGCCGGGCGCTTCAGTTTCAACGTCAAGGGCGGGCGCTGCGAGGCCTGCAGCGGCGACGGCACCAAGAAGATCGAGATGCTCTTTCTGCCCGACCTGTACGTGCAGTGCGAGGTCTGCAAGGGCAAGCGCTACAACAAGGAGACCCTCGAGGTCAAACTCCGGGGCAAAAACATCGCCGATGTGCTGGACATGACCGTGGAGGAGGCCCTGGGCTTCTTCGAGAACATCCCCACCATTGCCCGCAAACTGCAACTGATGGTGGATGTGGGCCTGGGCTACATGAAGCTGGGCCAGCCCTCGCCCACCCTCTCGGGCGGCGAGGCCCAGCGCATCAAGCTCTCCACCGAGCTGGGCCGCCGCTCCACCGGGCGCACCCTCTACATCCTGGACGAGCCCACCACCGGCCTGCACTTCGAGGACACCGCCAAGCTGCTCAACGTGCTGCACCGCCTGGTGGATGGCGGCAATACCGTGGTGGTGATTGAGCACAACATGGACGTGGTCAAGACCGCCGACTGGGTGATTGACCTGGGGCCCGAGGGCGGCGCGCGGGGTGGCCAGATTGTGGCCGAAGGAACCCCCGAGGACGTGGCCCAGACCCAAAGCCCCACCGGCACTTTCCTGGCCCGGATCCCCGAGATAGCACAGAAAGTGGGCGTGGCAGCCGATTAG
- the gyrA gene encoding DNA gyrase subunit A has protein sequence MSQVLPVEITDEVKQSFINYAMSVIVDRALPDVRDGLKPVQRRILYGAYQDGVLPSRKHVKCAKIVGEVMGKFHPHGDAAIYDTLVRLAQPWNLRYPLIDGQGNFGSVDGDPPAAQRYTEARLSNIGLELLQDLDKETVPFAPNYDGTQEQPEVLPAALPNLLVNGSAGIAVGMATSLPPHNLGEVVDALVQMIDNPEITLEEVMKVLPGPDFPTGAKLSRRGIKEAYATGRGSLKVRARARNEDKNGRAMLVFTEIPYQVNKADLIAQIASLVRNKVIEEIAALRDESDRQGMRIAVELKRGANPQVVLNKLYKHTRLQTSFTVNLLAIVKGEPRVLTLLEMMRHYLDHRGLVVRKRTEYELRKAKERAHVLEGLLIALDHIDEVIALIRGSQDAAEARVGLMSRFSLTEIQAQAILDMRLQRLVGLERDKLQAEYRELMEEIGRLEAILGDEKRLWRVVRDELLAIKDKYGDQRRTQITEFEEGFSLEDLIEDEPMVITLTSQGFIKRTPLEAYRAQGRGGTGAQAGKTKEEDEAISVFVASMHDTLLIFTNRGRVYGEKVHELPEASRQARGTHIVSLLPLQEGEEVAALLNVRDLTQEGYFVFATKNGLIKKTEIKEYQNLSSAGLIAINLVENDALIGVAIAQEGDQVMLATRSGQAIRFELSDVRATGRASQGVTGIRFKEGRDDEVVSLVVLPKGEESEVLAVGTHGYGKRTPVSEYPLQGRGGVGVITFNTNEKVGQLAALMRVQGNEDLLVLSRRGNAIRTSVASIAQYGRATGGVKVMNLSDKDEIASAFVIAPQD, from the coding sequence ATGTCCCAGGTCTTACCCGTTGAAATCACCGACGAAGTCAAACAAAGCTTTATCAACTACGCAATGTCGGTCATCGTCGACCGGGCCCTGCCCGATGTACGCGACGGCCTCAAGCCGGTACAGCGGCGCATCCTCTACGGGGCCTACCAGGACGGCGTACTGCCCAGCCGCAAACATGTCAAATGCGCCAAGATTGTGGGTGAGGTGATGGGTAAGTTTCACCCCCACGGCGACGCTGCCATCTACGACACCCTGGTGCGCCTGGCCCAGCCCTGGAACCTGCGTTACCCCCTGATTGATGGGCAGGGCAACTTTGGCTCGGTGGATGGCGACCCCCCAGCAGCCCAGCGCTATACCGAGGCCCGGCTCTCCAATATCGGCCTCGAGCTGCTGCAAGACCTCGATAAAGAAACCGTACCTTTCGCACCCAACTACGACGGCACCCAGGAACAGCCCGAGGTGCTTCCCGCCGCCCTGCCCAACCTGCTGGTCAACGGCTCGGCGGGGATTGCCGTGGGTATGGCTACCAGCCTCCCACCCCACAACCTGGGCGAGGTGGTGGACGCCCTGGTGCAGATGATTGACAACCCCGAGATCACCCTCGAGGAGGTCATGAAGGTGCTGCCCGGCCCCGATTTTCCTACCGGCGCCAAGCTATCGCGCCGGGGTATCAAAGAGGCCTATGCCACCGGGCGCGGTAGCCTGAAGGTGCGGGCCCGGGCGCGCAACGAGGACAAAAACGGCCGGGCCATGCTGGTCTTCACCGAAATTCCCTACCAGGTCAACAAAGCCGATCTCATCGCCCAGATCGCCTCGCTGGTGCGCAATAAGGTAATCGAGGAAATTGCTGCCTTGCGCGACGAGTCGGATCGCCAGGGTATGCGCATCGCGGTAGAGCTCAAGCGCGGAGCCAACCCCCAGGTAGTGCTCAACAAGCTCTACAAACACACCCGCTTGCAGACCAGCTTCACCGTGAACCTGCTAGCGATCGTAAAGGGCGAGCCCAGGGTGCTCACCCTGCTGGAGATGATGCGCCACTACCTCGACCACCGGGGCCTGGTGGTGCGCAAGCGCACCGAGTACGAGCTGCGCAAGGCCAAGGAGCGAGCCCATGTGTTGGAGGGGCTCCTGATCGCTCTGGATCACATCGACGAGGTAATCGCCCTGATCCGGGGCTCGCAGGACGCCGCCGAAGCCCGCGTCGGCCTGATGAGCCGCTTTAGCCTGACTGAGATTCAGGCCCAGGCCATCCTGGATATGCGCTTGCAGCGTTTGGTGGGCCTCGAGCGCGACAAACTCCAGGCCGAGTACCGCGAGCTGATGGAAGAAATTGGCCGCCTCGAGGCCATCCTGGGCGACGAAAAACGGCTTTGGCGGGTGGTTAGGGACGAATTGCTGGCCATAAAGGACAAATACGGCGACCAGCGGCGCACTCAGATTACCGAGTTCGAGGAGGGCTTCAGCCTGGAAGACTTGATTGAGGATGAGCCCATGGTCATCACCCTCACCAGCCAGGGTTTCATCAAGCGCACCCCGCTCGAGGCCTACCGGGCCCAGGGCCGCGGCGGCACCGGGGCCCAGGCTGGCAAAACCAAGGAGGAAGACGAGGCCATCTCGGTGTTTGTGGCCTCGATGCACGACACCCTGCTGATCTTCACCAACCGGGGTCGGGTCTATGGCGAGAAAGTCCACGAGCTGCCCGAGGCCAGCCGGCAGGCTCGAGGCACCCACATCGTGAGCCTGCTGCCCCTGCAAGAGGGCGAAGAAGTTGCCGCCCTGCTGAACGTACGCGACCTGACCCAGGAAGGCTACTTCGTGTTTGCGACCAAAAACGGCCTTATCAAGAAAACCGAGATTAAGGAGTACCAGAACCTGAGCAGCGCCGGTCTGATTGCCATCAATCTGGTAGAAAACGACGCTCTAATCGGGGTCGCGATTGCCCAGGAGGGCGACCAAGTGATGCTGGCAACCCGCAGCGGCCAGGCCATTCGCTTCGAGCTTTCAGATGTGCGGGCCACCGGGCGGGCCAGCCAGGGCGTCACCGGAATTCGCTTCAAGGAGGGCCGCGACGACGAGGTGGTTTCGCTGGTGGTTCTACCCAAAGGCGAGGAATCCGAGGTGCTGGCAGTAGGTACGCACGGCTACGGCAAGCGCACCCCGGTTTCCGAATACCCCTTGCAGGGCCGGGGCGGCGTAGGGGTGATCACCTTCAACACCAACGAAAAAGTGGGCCAGCTGGCGGCCCTTATGCGCGTGCAGGGCAACGAAGACCTGCTGGTGCTTTCCCGCCGGGGCAATGCCATTCGCACCAGTGTAGCCAGCATCGCTCAGTACGGGCGGGCTACCGGTGGGGTCAAGGTAATGAACCTGAGCGATAAGGACGAGATTGCCTCGGCTTTCGTGATTGCGCCACAGGACTAG
- the glpK gene encoding glycerol kinase GlpK, with the protein MPYILALDQGTTSSRAIVFDLEGRPKAMAQQEFMQHFPQPGWVEHDPLEIWQTQLQVAQEAIQRAAIQPSEIVALGITNQRETTVLWERATGKPVHRAIVWQDRRTAPICDELRKGGYEGLFRQKTGLVLDAYFSGTKVKWLLENVPGLRERAGKGELCFGTIDSWLIYNLTGGRVHATDVSNASRTLLFNLHTLRWDEHLLGILGIPKALLPEVRPSAGLFGETLPELFGAPIPIAGVAGDQQAALFGQACFTPGMAKNTYGTGCFLLMHTGQEQVTSQNGLLTTLAWQLEGRPPEYALEGSVFVAGAVVQWLRDGLGIIQNSSEVESLARQVSSTDGVYLVPAFVGLGAPYWDAYARGTIVGLTRGSSKAHLARAALESIAYQSRDVLEAMEADSRLKLSELRVDGGATVNDLLMQFQADILGTPVVRPQVTETTALGAAYLAGVGVGMLTQEQIARRWAVQKRFEPAMLQEERARLFGGWKKAVERAKNWVDA; encoded by the coding sequence ATGCCCTACATTCTTGCTCTCGACCAGGGAACCACCAGCAGCCGGGCGATTGTTTTCGACCTGGAAGGCCGGCCCAAGGCTATGGCCCAGCAGGAGTTCATGCAGCACTTTCCCCAGCCGGGCTGGGTCGAGCACGACCCTCTAGAAATCTGGCAGACCCAGCTCCAGGTAGCCCAGGAGGCCATCCAGCGGGCGGCCATTCAGCCCAGCGAGATTGTGGCCCTGGGGATCACCAACCAGCGCGAGACTACCGTGCTGTGGGAGCGGGCCACCGGCAAGCCGGTGCACCGGGCCATCGTCTGGCAGGATCGCCGTACCGCCCCCATCTGCGATGAGCTGCGCAAGGGGGGCTACGAGGGTCTGTTCCGCCAGAAAACCGGGCTGGTGCTGGATGCCTATTTCTCGGGCACCAAGGTGAAGTGGCTGCTGGAGAACGTACCGGGGCTGCGGGAGCGGGCCGGGAAGGGCGAGCTGTGCTTTGGCACCATAGATAGCTGGCTCATTTACAACCTGACCGGGGGCCGGGTACACGCCACCGACGTCTCCAATGCCTCGCGCACCCTGCTCTTTAACCTGCACACCCTGCGCTGGGACGAACACCTGCTGGGCATCCTGGGTATTCCCAAGGCCCTGCTGCCGGAGGTGCGCCCCTCGGCGGGGCTATTCGGCGAGACCCTCCCCGAGCTGTTTGGGGCCCCCATCCCGATTGCCGGGGTGGCGGGCGACCAGCAAGCAGCCCTGTTCGGACAGGCCTGCTTTACCCCCGGTATGGCCAAAAACACCTACGGCACGGGCTGCTTCTTGTTGATGCACACCGGGCAGGAGCAGGTGACCTCGCAGAACGGCCTCTTGACCACACTGGCCTGGCAGCTGGAAGGCCGGCCGCCCGAGTACGCCCTCGAGGGCTCGGTGTTTGTGGCAGGGGCGGTGGTGCAGTGGCTGCGGGACGGCCTGGGTATTATTCAAAACTCGAGCGAGGTCGAAAGCCTGGCCCGTCAGGTGAGCAGTACCGACGGGGTCTACCTGGTTCCGGCGTTTGTGGGACTGGGCGCGCCCTACTGGGATGCCTACGCCCGGGGAACCATTGTGGGTCTGACCCGCGGCTCCAGCAAAGCCCACCTGGCCCGGGCCGCCCTGGAATCCATCGCCTACCAAAGCCGGGATGTGCTCGAGGCCATGGAGGCCGACTCCAGGCTCAAGCTCTCCGAGCTACGGGTGGACGGGGGCGCCACCGTCAACGATCTTTTGATGCAATTCCAGGCGGACATCCTGGGTACCCCGGTGGTGCGGCCCCAGGTGACCGAGACCACCGCCCTGGGGGCCGCCTACCTGGCCGGGGTGGGGGTGGGGATGCTCACCCAGGAGCAGATTGCCCGGCGCTGGGCGGTGCAGAAGCGTTTTGAGCCGGCGATGTTGCAGGAGGAACGGGCGCGGCTCTTTGGTGGCTGGAAGAAGGCGGTGGAGCGGGCCAAAAACTGGGTGGATGCCTAG
- a CDS encoding dolichyl-phosphate-mannose-protein mannosyltransferase — MDLKELANKAREAAENALKQAEAKFNEAKANLDKDGDGVPDQLEGVMNQAKQAAEQAKAKFEELKSSLDKDGDGVPDQLKHLSEQAKQAAEQAKAKAEELAKAAQDRLGKKS, encoded by the coding sequence ATGGATTTAAAAGAACTTGCCAACAAAGCCCGCGAGGCTGCCGAGAATGCGCTCAAACAGGCCGAGGCCAAATTCAACGAGGCCAAGGCCAACCTCGACAAGGACGGCGACGGCGTACCGGATCAGCTCGAGGGCGTGATGAACCAGGCCAAGCAGGCTGCCGAGCAGGCCAAAGCCAAGTTCGAGGAGCTCAAGTCCAGCCTTGACAAAGACGGCGATGGTGTTCCCGACCAACTAAAACACCTGAGCGAGCAGGCCAAGCAGGCGGCGGAGCAAGCCAAAGCCAAAGCTGAGGAGCTGGCCAAGGCCGCACAGGATCGCTTGGGTAAGAAAAGCTAG
- a CDS encoding DUF4388 domain-containing protein — MDGTFELLGPIELLQLLSQARQTGVFKVPGGDVYIEQGQPVHAQYKGQTGKDGLFQILALKEGKFRFLVGERATQSSLQGTLDNYLLEAIRFLDTRLDLSPFDLVQLTDASRTTHLTLSPDEFVLLQHMGSPISLFDLAAASGLTSEVVNLNVSRLARLGLVRITPRTPHTVRLVVARLEGAPEARIDTQLLRAWRSHFGPFTQIEVRAEDRTLQIPVAAMSNAGSQLLLSSDALFFHNLRVGQEVLVWPSL; from the coding sequence ATGGATGGCACATTCGAGCTTCTGGGGCCCATCGAACTCTTACAGCTTCTTTCGCAGGCCAGGCAAACCGGCGTATTCAAAGTGCCGGGTGGAGATGTCTACATCGAGCAAGGCCAGCCAGTGCATGCGCAATACAAAGGCCAGACAGGCAAAGATGGTTTGTTTCAAATTTTGGCCCTCAAAGAGGGAAAGTTCCGTTTTTTGGTCGGGGAGCGTGCCACACAGTCCAGCTTGCAGGGTACGCTCGACAACTACCTGCTCGAGGCCATTCGCTTTCTGGATACGCGGCTCGACCTGAGCCCCTTCGACCTAGTGCAGCTTACCGATGCCAGCCGCACCACCCATCTCACCCTCTCGCCCGATGAGTTTGTGTTGCTGCAGCATATGGGTAGTCCCATTAGCCTCTTCGATCTAGCCGCCGCCAGCGGGCTTACTAGCGAAGTGGTGAACCTTAACGTAAGCCGCCTGGCCCGGCTGGGCTTGGTTCGAATTACCCCCCGCACCCCCCACACAGTACGCCTGGTGGTCGCCCGGCTCGAGGGCGCTCCAGAGGCCCGCATCGATACCCAGCTTCTACGGGCCTGGCGCAGCCACTTTGGCCCCTTCACACAAATTGAAGTGCGTGCAGAAGATCGGACTCTACAAATACCTGTCGCAGCAATGAGCAACGCCGGATCGCAGCTACTGCTCTCCTCCGACGCGCTGTTTTTTCACAACCTGCGGGTTGGGCAGGAGGTGCTGGTCTGGCCATCCTTATAA
- a CDS encoding phosphopentomutase, with translation MKITTIVLDSVGLGYLPDAAQFGDEGADTLDHTVLKTGIELPHLAALGLGHVPGVHTLPRVATPQGAFGRMLEVNPGKDTSTGHWEFVGIQLEHPFQVFPQGYPQDFLAEYCRRIGVEGYLLNQPYSGTEAIRDYGDEHLRTGFPIVYTSADSVFQVAAHIGKVPLETLYHWCRVAREMLVGPLACARVIARPFEGEPGQYYRREDLRKDFALEPPHNVLDEIKAAGLEVVGVGKIPDIYAHRGFTREVKSGSNLEGLERTLELMRQGFSGLIFTNLVDFDAKYGHRRNPQGYAQALVEFDTRLPELLAALGPDDHLFIVSDHGNDPTYRGTDHTREYGMLLVVGPGMAGRDLGTRATFADLAASWAQAFGLSWAGPGTSVF, from the coding sequence ATGAAGATTACCACCATCGTGCTGGACTCGGTGGGCCTGGGCTATCTGCCCGACGCCGCGCAGTTCGGCGATGAAGGGGCCGACACCCTCGACCACACCGTGCTCAAAACTGGGATAGAACTGCCCCATCTGGCCGCGCTGGGGCTGGGCCACGTACCGGGGGTACACACCCTGCCCAGGGTAGCCACCCCACAGGGGGCCTTTGGCCGGATGCTGGAGGTCAACCCCGGCAAAGATACCTCTACGGGCCACTGGGAGTTTGTGGGGATTCAGCTCGAGCACCCCTTTCAGGTTTTTCCACAGGGTTATCCACAGGATTTTCTGGCCGAATACTGCCGCCGCATTGGCGTGGAAGGGTATCTGCTCAACCAGCCCTACTCGGGCACCGAGGCCATCCGCGACTACGGCGACGAGCACCTGCGCACCGGCTTTCCCATCGTGTACACCTCGGCCGACTCGGTCTTTCAGGTGGCGGCCCACATCGGCAAAGTTCCCCTCGAGACCCTCTACCACTGGTGCAGGGTTGCGCGGGAGATGCTGGTGGGGCCGCTGGCCTGTGCCCGGGTGATCGCCCGCCCATTCGAGGGCGAGCCCGGCCAGTACTACCGGCGCGAGGATCTGCGCAAAGACTTTGCGCTCGAGCCCCCCCACAACGTGCTGGACGAGATAAAAGCCGCAGGGCTGGAGGTGGTGGGGGTGGGCAAGATTCCCGATATCTACGCCCACCGGGGTTTTACCCGCGAGGTCAAGTCGGGCAGCAACCTCGAGGGCCTCGAGCGTACCCTGGAACTCATGCGCCAGGGCTTCTCCGGCCTTATCTTCACCAACCTGGTCGACTTCGACGCCAAGTACGGTCACCGGCGGAACCCCCAAGGCTACGCCCAGGCGCTCGTAGAATTCGATACCCGGTTGCCCGAGTTGCTGGCCGCCCTCGGCCCGGACGACCACCTCTTTATCGTCTCCGACCACGGCAACGACCCCACCTACCGCGGCACCGACCATACCCGCGAGTATGGGATGCTGCTGGTGGTGGGGCCGGGGATGGCCGGGCGGGACCTGGGCACTCGCGCGACCTTTGCCGACCTGGCGGCGAGCTGGGCCCAGGCTTTCGGTCTGAGCTGGGCGGGGCCCGGAACCAGCGTGTTCTAA
- a CDS encoding nicotinate phosphoribosyltransferase, whose translation MKPLNPHNLILNTDSYKASHYAQFPRGMTYASWYIESRGGDSNFVRFFGLQAFLIEYLSKGVSLADVEEAQEVFQAHGLPFPTEGWRYIAQDLGGRLPVRIRAVPEGKVVPVHNPLVIIESTDPKVPWLPGWLETALLRAVWYPTTVCTVSWGIRNTIKEYLEKTADDPEAELPFKLHDFGARGVSSLESAGLGGMAHLVNFMGTDTVTALIYARNYYGAEMAGYSIPAMEHSTVTSFGRTGEAQAYRQMLEAFAKPGALLAMVIDSYNREHAVGQIIGEELRELIQQSGATVVIRPDSGDPPFVVLRTVQTLEAKFGATLNRKGYKVLNGVRVIQGDGVNADTIRKVLFLLEQWGYSASNVAFGMGGALLQHPHRDTQKFAQKLHLVTVDGETYGVGKSPVDDPGKLSKKGRLDVIQDERGIRTVELPLDATQPHPQSILQTVFENGAITRRYTWEEVRGNA comes from the coding sequence GTGAAACCCCTCAACCCCCACAACCTCATCCTAAACACCGACAGCTACAAGGCCAGCCACTACGCCCAGTTCCCCAGGGGCATGACCTATGCCAGTTGGTACATCGAAAGCCGCGGAGGCGACTCCAACTTCGTGCGCTTCTTTGGCCTGCAGGCCTTCTTAATCGAGTACCTGAGCAAGGGGGTCAGCCTGGCCGACGTGGAGGAAGCCCAGGAGGTCTTCCAGGCCCACGGGCTGCCCTTCCCCACAGAGGGCTGGCGCTACATCGCCCAGGACTTAGGGGGGCGGCTGCCGGTGCGCATCCGGGCCGTACCCGAGGGTAAGGTGGTTCCCGTACACAACCCCCTGGTCATCATCGAGAGCACCGACCCTAAAGTACCCTGGCTGCCGGGCTGGCTCGAGACCGCGCTGTTGCGGGCGGTCTGGTACCCCACCACAGTCTGCACGGTTTCCTGGGGCATCCGCAACACCATCAAGGAGTACCTGGAGAAAACCGCCGACGACCCCGAGGCCGAGCTGCCCTTCAAGCTGCACGACTTTGGCGCGCGGGGGGTAAGCAGCCTCGAGAGCGCCGGGCTGGGCGGGATGGCCCACCTGGTGAACTTTATGGGCACCGATACCGTCACCGCCCTGATCTACGCCCGCAACTACTACGGGGCCGAGATGGCCGGCTACAGCATCCCGGCCATGGAGCACAGCACCGTGACCAGCTTTGGCCGCACCGGCGAGGCCCAGGCCTACCGCCAGATGCTCGAGGCCTTTGCCAAACCGGGGGCCCTGCTGGCGATGGTGATTGATTCGTACAACCGCGAGCACGCCGTGGGCCAGATTATCGGCGAGGAATTGCGCGAACTCATCCAGCAGTCGGGGGCCACCGTGGTCATCCGGCCCGACTCGGGCGACCCGCCCTTCGTGGTGCTGCGCACGGTGCAGACCCTCGAGGCCAAATTTGGCGCCACCCTCAACCGCAAGGGCTACAAGGTGCTGAACGGGGTGCGGGTCATCCAGGGCGACGGGGTGAACGCCGACACCATCCGCAAGGTGCTGTTTTTGCTCGAGCAGTGGGGCTACAGCGCCTCCAACGTGGCCTTCGGCATGGGCGGGGCCCTCTTGCAGCACCCCCACCGCGACACCCAGAAGTTCGCCCAGAAGCTGCACCTGGTCACAGTAGACGGCGAGACCTACGGGGTGGGCAAGAGCCCGGTGGACGACCCCGGCAAGCTCTCCAAGAAAGGCCGCCTGGACGTTATCCAGGACGAACGCGGCATCCGCACCGTGGAACTGCCCCTAGACGCCACCCAGCCGCACCCCCAGAGCATTCTGCAAACGGTTTTTGAGAACGGGGCGATTACCCGGCGCTACACCTGGGAGGAGGTGCGCGGCAACGCTTAG